A genomic segment from Streptomyces antibioticus encodes:
- a CDS encoding ATP-dependent helicase: MSSSFSTRHLSHPQGRQGNRGAYRLVRSRPAQTDPPPLDAAQRSVVEHTAGPLLVLAGPGTGKTTTLVESVAARIARGGDPARVLVLTFSRKAAVELRDRMALRMGAARAPQATTFHSYCYALVRAHQDSELFVEPLRLLSGPEQDVAVRSLLAGQIDLQRLGLAHVRWPDELRACLTTRGFADEVRAVLARSRELGLGPEALDAFAARIGRPDWRAAAAFLAEYLDVLDLHGVIDYAELVHRAVLLAHREEVAERLAARYDAVYVDEYQDTDPAQVRLLRALAGGGRTLVAFGDPDQSIYTFRGADVNGILDFPEAFPGRDGRPAPVEVLRTSRRSGATLLAATRLLTQRMPLTRLPAQKVRAHRELSAARDGGRVEVYTYPTPGTELDNVADILRRAHLEDGVPWGEMAVLVRAGSRTIPTVRRALTAAGVPLDIDGDDLPLRHEPAVAPLLTALRAVAMAEASSGEGAGAAVAEKTSGEPGGPGACWLDTETALTLLTSPLAGMDAADLRRLGRALREEERAAGTPLPPPSDELLARALAEPERLVTHDPTYARGAQRLGALLATARERLARGGTAEEALWDLWEGTPWPTRLERAARRGGAAGRNADRDLDAVCALFATAARAEERTGGRGALNFLAEIEAEDIAADTLTRRAVRPDAVRLMTAHRAKGLEWSLVVVAGVQEGLWPDLRRRGSLLEADRIGRDGLAEPLTPGALLAEERRLFYVAATRARDRLVVTAVKAPADDGDQPSRFLTELGVEPRDVTGRPRRPLSVAALVAELRSTTVDPRVSAALREAAAHRLARLAALADEDGRPLVPSAHPYRWWGMFEPTESKVPLRDRDQPVVLSGSALDQLANTCALQWFLGREVKADAPATVAQGFGNVVHVLADEVASGHTPADLAVLMERLDSVWNALAFDAPWKSAQEKEHARVALERFLKWHVMDRTGRTPVASEHDFDVTLEAGDYEVRIRGQMDRVEADGEGRAYVVDFKTGKQAPTAREVAHHPQLAVYQLAVREGAVDDAFDGVRPLPGGAELVQLRQGAAQRDGGETLPKVQAQEPLEGEWVGDLLATAAGKVLDERFSPSTGQHCTHCAFRASCSARPEGRHVVE, encoded by the coding sequence GTGAGCTCCTCTTTCTCCACCAGGCACCTGTCGCACCCCCAGGGGCGACAGGGGAACCGTGGCGCTTACCGACTGGTCCGTTCCCGGCCGGCCCAGACGGATCCCCCTCCCCTGGACGCCGCACAGCGCTCCGTGGTTGAGCACACCGCAGGACCGCTGCTCGTCCTCGCAGGACCCGGCACCGGCAAGACCACCACCCTCGTCGAGTCCGTCGCGGCCCGGATCGCCCGCGGCGGCGACCCCGCGCGGGTGCTCGTGCTCACCTTCAGCCGCAAGGCCGCCGTCGAGCTGCGCGACCGGATGGCGCTGCGCATGGGCGCCGCCCGCGCGCCCCAGGCGACCACCTTCCACTCGTACTGCTACGCCCTGGTCCGCGCCCACCAGGACTCCGAGCTGTTCGTGGAGCCCCTGCGGCTGCTGTCCGGCCCCGAGCAGGACGTGGCCGTCCGCAGCCTGCTCGCCGGCCAGATCGACCTGCAGCGCCTCGGCCTCGCGCATGTGCGCTGGCCCGACGAACTGCGCGCCTGCCTCACCACCCGCGGGTTCGCCGACGAGGTCCGCGCGGTGCTCGCCCGCAGCCGTGAACTGGGCCTGGGCCCGGAGGCGCTGGACGCCTTCGCCGCCCGCATCGGCCGCCCCGACTGGCGGGCCGCGGCCGCCTTCCTCGCCGAGTACCTCGACGTCCTCGACCTGCACGGCGTGATCGACTACGCCGAACTCGTCCACCGCGCGGTCCTCCTCGCCCACCGCGAGGAGGTCGCCGAGCGCCTCGCCGCCCGGTACGACGCCGTCTACGTCGACGAGTACCAGGACACCGACCCCGCGCAGGTACGGCTGCTGCGCGCGCTGGCCGGCGGCGGCCGTACCCTCGTCGCCTTCGGCGACCCCGACCAGTCGATCTACACCTTCCGCGGCGCCGATGTGAACGGCATCCTGGACTTCCCCGAAGCCTTCCCCGGCCGGGACGGCCGCCCGGCCCCCGTGGAGGTCCTGCGGACCTCCCGCCGCTCCGGCGCGACCCTGCTGGCCGCCACCCGGCTGCTGACCCAGCGCATGCCGCTCACCCGCCTCCCGGCGCAGAAGGTCCGCGCCCACCGCGAACTGTCCGCCGCGCGCGACGGGGGCCGCGTCGAGGTCTACACGTATCCGACCCCCGGCACCGAGCTGGACAACGTCGCCGACATCCTGCGCCGCGCGCATCTGGAGGACGGCGTCCCCTGGGGCGAGATGGCCGTCCTGGTCCGCGCCGGCTCCCGCACCATCCCCACGGTCCGCCGCGCCCTCACGGCGGCCGGCGTCCCCCTCGACATCGACGGCGACGACCTGCCGCTGCGCCACGAACCGGCGGTGGCCCCTCTGCTGACGGCCCTGCGGGCGGTGGCCATGGCGGAGGCGTCGTCGGGGGAGGGCGCGGGTGCCGCCGTAGCGGAGAAGACCTCCGGCGAGCCCGGTGGGCCCGGTGCCTGCTGGCTGGACACCGAGACCGCGCTCACCCTCCTCACCTCCCCCCTCGCCGGCATGGACGCCGCCGACCTGCGCCGCCTGGGACGCGCCCTGCGCGAGGAGGAGCGCGCCGCCGGCACCCCCCTGCCGCCGCCCTCCGACGAACTGCTCGCGCGCGCCCTGGCCGAGCCCGAGCGGCTCGTCACCCACGACCCCACCTACGCGCGCGGGGCGCAGCGGCTCGGCGCGCTGCTCGCCACGGCCCGGGAACGCCTCGCGCGCGGCGGCACCGCCGAGGAGGCGCTCTGGGACCTTTGGGAGGGCACCCCGTGGCCCACCCGCCTGGAGCGGGCGGCCCGGCGCGGCGGCGCGGCCGGCCGCAACGCCGACCGCGACCTGGACGCCGTGTGCGCCCTGTTCGCCACCGCCGCGCGCGCGGAGGAGCGCACCGGCGGCCGCGGCGCCCTGAACTTCCTGGCCGAGATCGAGGCCGAGGACATCGCCGCCGACACCCTCACCCGCCGCGCCGTGCGCCCCGACGCCGTCCGCCTGATGACCGCGCACCGCGCCAAGGGCCTGGAATGGAGCCTGGTCGTCGTCGCCGGTGTGCAGGAGGGACTCTGGCCCGACCTGCGCCGCCGCGGCTCGCTCCTGGAGGCCGACCGCATCGGCCGCGACGGACTCGCCGAACCGCTCACCCCGGGCGCGCTGCTCGCCGAGGAGCGCCGCCTCTTCTACGTCGCCGCCACCCGCGCGCGGGACCGCCTCGTCGTGACCGCCGTCAAGGCGCCCGCCGACGACGGCGACCAGCCGTCCCGCTTCCTCACCGAACTGGGCGTCGAACCCAGGGACGTCACCGGCCGCCCGCGGCGGCCGCTGTCCGTCGCCGCGCTCGTCGCCGAACTGCGCTCCACGACCGTCGACCCGCGTGTGTCCGCCGCCCTCCGGGAGGCGGCCGCCCACCGGCTCGCCCGGCTCGCCGCGCTCGCCGACGAGGACGGCCGGCCGCTGGTGCCGTCCGCGCACCCCTACCGCTGGTGGGGCATGTTCGAACCGACCGAGAGCAAGGTGCCGCTGCGCGACCGCGACCAGCCCGTCGTGCTCTCCGGCAGCGCCCTCGACCAGCTCGCCAACACCTGCGCCCTCCAGTGGTTCCTGGGCCGCGAGGTCAAGGCCGACGCCCCCGCCACCGTCGCCCAGGGGTTCGGCAACGTCGTGCACGTCCTCGCCGACGAGGTCGCCTCCGGACACACCCCGGCCGACCTGGCCGTCCTCATGGAGCGCCTCGACTCCGTGTGGAACGCGCTCGCCTTCGACGCGCCCTGGAAGTCCGCGCAGGAGAAGGAGCACGCGCGTGTGGCGCTCGAACGCTTCCTGAAGTGGCACGTCATGGACCGCACCGGGCGCACACCCGTGGCGAGCGAGCACGACTTCGACGTCACCCTCGAAGCGGGCGACTACGAGGTCCGCATCCGCGGCCAGATGGACCGCGTCGAGGCGGACGGCGAAGGCCGCGCCTATGTTGTCGACTTCAAGACCGGCAAGCAGGCCCCGACCGCCCGCGAGGTCGCACACCATCCCCAGCTCGCCGTCTACCAGCTCGCCGTCCGCGAAGGTGCCGTCGACGACGCCTTCGACGGCGTGCGCCCGCTGCCGGGCGGCGCCGAACTCGTCCAGTTGCGTCAGGGCGCCGCCCAGCGGGACGGCGGCGAGACCCTGCCCAAGGTGCAGGCGCAGGAGCCGCTGGAGGGGGAGTGGGTCGGCGACCTGCTCGCCACGGCCGCCGGAAAGGTCCTCGACGAGCGGTTCAGCCCGAGCACCGGACAGCACTGCACACACTGCGCCTTCCGCGCGTCGTGCAGCGCCCGGCCCGAAGGCCGCCACGTGGTCGAGTGA
- a CDS encoding alpha/beta hydrolase, with translation MPNPSRLRAAAVSALLLSCLVAGCGKDAGDEDLTAQKLDWEDCPAPSQAEGGGSAPSPLPNGGTWQCATMKAPLDWDDPKGDTIGIALIRAQTSGPADRRIGSLVFNFGGPGGSGVSTLPAFGEDYEKLRTRYDLVSFDPRGVGRSAGVRCENDRQLDAYFQQDTTPDDAAERATLLDNTEEFNAACERNSGKTLPHVRTTDAARDMDLMRQVLGDRRLYYFGISYGTELGGVYAHLFPKNVGRAVFDAVVDPTQTSEQGALGQARGFQRALDNYAEDCTSQVEDCPVGDTAEDVKNRIATLLKDLDAKPIPGAFPRELTQSAATNGIAQALYSKDFWPYLTEGLEQAYDGDGRILMLLSDSMNGRSENGEYSNIAAANVSINCADDKPRYSVADVEARLPEFRAASPLFGDFLAWSMVTCTDWPVPGAADHPDVSAPGAAPILVIGNTGDPATPYEGAGRMVDALGEGVGVELTYRGQGHGAYDSKNECVQSAVNGYLLDGTVPAAGTVCS, from the coding sequence ATGCCGAACCCCTCCCGTCTGCGCGCCGCCGCCGTGTCCGCCCTTCTGCTGTCGTGCCTGGTGGCCGGGTGCGGCAAGGATGCCGGGGACGAGGATCTGACGGCGCAGAAGCTGGACTGGGAGGACTGTCCGGCCCCGTCGCAGGCGGAGGGCGGCGGCAGTGCCCCCTCCCCGCTGCCGAACGGCGGCACCTGGCAGTGCGCCACCATGAAGGCACCCCTGGACTGGGACGACCCGAAGGGCGACACGATCGGGATCGCGCTGATCCGGGCCCAAACGAGCGGCCCCGCTGACCGACGGATCGGCTCCCTGGTCTTCAACTTCGGCGGCCCCGGCGGCTCGGGCGTCAGCACCCTGCCCGCGTTCGGCGAGGACTACGAGAAGCTGCGCACCCGCTACGACCTGGTCAGCTTCGACCCGCGCGGGGTGGGCCGCAGCGCCGGGGTGCGCTGCGAGAACGACCGGCAGCTCGACGCGTACTTCCAGCAGGACACGACCCCCGACGACGCCGCCGAGCGCGCCACGCTGCTGGACAACACCGAGGAGTTCAACGCGGCCTGCGAGCGGAACTCCGGGAAGACCCTGCCGCATGTGCGCACCACCGACGCGGCCCGTGACATGGATCTGATGCGCCAGGTGCTGGGCGACCGCAGGCTGTACTACTTCGGCATCTCCTACGGCACCGAACTGGGCGGCGTGTACGCCCACCTGTTCCCGAAGAACGTGGGGCGGGCCGTGTTCGACGCGGTCGTCGATCCGACGCAGACCTCCGAGCAGGGCGCGCTCGGCCAGGCCAGGGGCTTCCAGCGGGCCCTCGACAACTACGCCGAGGACTGCACGTCCCAGGTGGAGGACTGCCCGGTCGGCGACACCGCCGAGGACGTGAAGAACCGGATCGCCACGCTGCTGAAGGACCTCGACGCCAAACCGATCCCGGGTGCCTTCCCGCGCGAGCTGACCCAGAGCGCCGCGACCAACGGGATCGCTCAGGCCCTGTACTCCAAGGACTTCTGGCCGTACCTCACCGAGGGGCTGGAGCAGGCGTACGACGGGGACGGCAGGATCCTGATGCTGCTGTCCGACTCGATGAACGGCCGCAGCGAGAACGGCGAGTACAGCAACATCGCGGCCGCCAACGTCTCCATCAACTGCGCCGACGACAAGCCGCGCTACTCCGTCGCCGACGTCGAGGCGCGGCTGCCGGAGTTCCGTGCCGCCTCCCCGCTGTTCGGGGACTTCCTGGCCTGGTCCATGGTCACCTGCACCGACTGGCCGGTGCCGGGCGCCGCCGACCACCCCGACGTCAGCGCGCCCGGCGCGGCGCCGATCCTCGTCATCGGCAACACCGGTGACCCGGCGACCCCGTACGAGGGGGCGGGGCGGATGGTGGACGCGCTCGGCGAGGGCGTCGGTGTCGAACTGACCTACCGGGGGCAGGGGCACGGCGCCTACGACAGCAAGAACGAGTGCGTCCAGTCGGCGGTGAACGGCTACCTCCTCGACGGCACGGTGCCGGCGGCGGGCACCGTCTGCTCCTGA
- a CDS encoding lysylphosphatidylglycerol synthase domain-containing protein produces MKQQGVHPEDAEGTSDAGSRPEAADDRREEVHIDEVEGDEPLLPARVHRPSDLMRLLVGVLAIAVLLGIAAFAHGTTSGLEQDINKGTGQAPDLLIKIAGLASSIAILLVPVAFAIERLIKRDGLRIADGVLAAVLAHGVTLATDLWVAKAAPGSIQEALTQPSPGDIHALTDPVHGYLAPVIAYMTAVGMSRRPRWRSVLWIVLLLDAFSMLVTGYTTPFSIILTVLIGWTVAYGTLYAVGSPNVRPTGRTLMAGLRHVGFHPVSAAREEAPDAAETGDRGRRYFVTLEDGPPLDVTVVDREQQAQGFFYRAWRNLTLRGFATRSSLQSLRQALEQEALLAYAAIAAGANAPKLIATSELGPDAVMLVYEHTGGRTLDSLADEEITDELLRDTWHQVRALQSRRIAHRRLVGDAILVDRSGTVILTDLRVGEIAANNLLLRMDISQLLVTLGLRVGADRAVASAVSLLGPDTVADCLPMLQPIALSRSTRATLRRLARERAQREREAVLEASRQAKQARLGDGHDEPVDLEKADRKADRKADKKAVRAEQRAEKRAIDEALEEAREEDLLTQIRHEVLLIRPQAPVEPARLERVRPRTLISFIAGAIGAYFLLTQLTHIEFGPLVANAEWGWVAAAVLFSALSYLAAAMSLLGFVPERVPFVRTVAAQVAGSFVKIVAPAAVGGVALNTRFLQRAGVRPGLAVASVGASQLFGLGCHILMLLSFGYLTGTEKTPSLSPSRTVIAGLLTVAVLVLVVTSVPFLRKFVVTRVRSLFAGVVPRMLDVLQRPQKLVTGIGGMLLLTACFVMCLDASIRAFGDETTSISIASVAVVFLAGNALGSAAPTPGGVGAVEATLTVGLIAVGLPKEVAAPAVLLFRLLTLWIPVLPGWLAFNHLTRKGAL; encoded by the coding sequence ATGAAGCAGCAGGGTGTGCACCCCGAGGACGCCGAGGGCACCTCTGACGCCGGGTCGCGCCCGGAGGCCGCCGACGACCGGCGGGAGGAGGTGCACATCGACGAGGTGGAAGGCGACGAACCGCTGCTCCCCGCGCGTGTGCACCGCCCTTCCGACCTGATGCGGCTGCTGGTCGGTGTCCTCGCGATCGCCGTGCTCCTGGGCATCGCCGCCTTCGCCCACGGCACGACCTCGGGCCTCGAACAGGACATCAACAAGGGCACCGGACAGGCGCCCGACCTGCTCATCAAGATCGCCGGACTGGCGTCCAGCATCGCGATCCTGCTGGTGCCCGTCGCATTCGCGATCGAACGCCTCATCAAACGGGACGGACTGCGCATCGCCGACGGTGTGCTCGCGGCCGTCCTCGCCCATGGTGTGACCCTCGCCACCGACCTCTGGGTGGCGAAGGCCGCCCCGGGCTCGATCCAGGAGGCGCTGACCCAGCCCTCCCCCGGTGACATCCACGCCCTCACCGACCCGGTGCACGGCTATCTCGCGCCCGTCATCGCGTACATGACGGCCGTCGGCATGTCTCGTCGGCCGCGCTGGCGGTCGGTGCTGTGGATCGTGCTGCTCCTCGACGCGTTCTCGATGCTCGTCACCGGCTACACCACCCCGTTCTCGATCATCCTGACGGTACTGATCGGCTGGACGGTGGCGTACGGCACGCTGTACGCGGTCGGCTCGCCGAACGTACGGCCCACCGGGCGCACGCTGATGGCGGGCCTGCGGCACGTCGGCTTCCACCCGGTGAGCGCGGCCCGTGAGGAGGCACCGGACGCCGCCGAGACCGGCGACCGCGGCCGGCGCTACTTCGTCACCCTGGAGGACGGTCCACCGCTGGACGTCACGGTCGTCGACCGCGAACAGCAGGCGCAGGGCTTCTTCTACCGCGCGTGGCGCAATCTGACGCTGCGGGGCTTCGCCACCCGCAGCAGCCTCCAGTCGCTGCGCCAGGCCCTCGAACAGGAGGCGCTGCTCGCCTACGCGGCGATCGCCGCGGGCGCCAACGCGCCGAAGCTGATCGCGACCTCGGAACTCGGCCCGGACGCCGTGATGCTCGTCTACGAGCACACCGGCGGGCGCACGCTCGACTCGCTGGCCGACGAGGAGATCACCGACGAGCTGCTGCGGGACACCTGGCACCAGGTGCGCGCCCTCCAGTCGCGGCGCATCGCACACCGCAGGCTGGTGGGGGACGCGATTCTGGTGGATCGTTCCGGCACGGTCATCCTGACCGATCTGCGCGTCGGTGAGATCGCGGCGAACAACCTGCTGCTGCGCATGGACATCTCCCAGTTGCTGGTGACGCTCGGCCTGCGGGTGGGCGCCGATCGGGCGGTCGCCTCGGCGGTGAGCCTGCTCGGCCCGGACACCGTGGCCGACTGTCTGCCGATGCTCCAGCCGATCGCGCTCAGCCGCTCCACGCGCGCGACGCTGCGCCGCCTGGCCCGCGAGCGCGCCCAGCGCGAGCGCGAAGCGGTCCTGGAGGCGTCCCGGCAGGCCAAGCAGGCCAGGCTGGGCGACGGGCACGACGAGCCGGTGGACCTGGAGAAGGCCGACAGGAAGGCTGACCGGAAGGCCGACAAGAAGGCCGTACGCGCGGAGCAGCGGGCCGAGAAGCGGGCCATCGACGAGGCGCTGGAGGAGGCCCGCGAGGAGGATCTGCTGACCCAGATCCGGCACGAGGTGCTGCTGATCCGCCCGCAGGCCCCGGTCGAGCCGGCCCGGCTGGAGCGGGTGCGGCCGCGCACCCTGATCAGCTTCATCGCCGGCGCCATCGGCGCGTACTTCCTGCTCACCCAGCTCACCCACATCGAGTTCGGGCCGCTGGTCGCCAACGCCGAGTGGGGCTGGGTGGCCGCGGCGGTGCTGTTCTCGGCGCTGAGCTATCTCGCCGCGGCGATGAGCCTGCTGGGGTTCGTGCCGGAGAGGGTGCCGTTCGTGCGGACGGTGGCCGCGCAGGTCGCCGGGTCGTTCGTGAAGATCGTGGCCCCGGCCGCGGTCGGCGGCGTCGCCCTCAACACGCGGTTCCTCCAGCGGGCGGGGGTGCGGCCGGGGCTCGCGGTGGCCAGCGTCGGCGCCTCGCAGTTGTTCGGGCTGGGCTGCCACATCCTGATGCTGCTGTCCTTCGGCTATCTGACGGGCACCGAGAAGACACCGTCGCTGTCGCCGTCCCGTACGGTCATCGCCGGGCTGCTGACGGTGGCGGTCCTGGTCCTCGTGGTGACCTCGGTGCCGTTCCTGCGGAAGTTCGTCGTCACGCGCGTGCGGTCGCTGTTCGCGGGCGTCGTGCCGCGCATGCTGGACGTGCTCCAGCGGCCGCAGAAGCTGGTCACCGGCATCGGCGGCATGCTGCTGCTGACGGCCTGCTTCGTGATGTGTCTGGACGCGTCGATCCGCGCGTTCGGCGACGAGACGACCTCGATCAGCATCGCCAGCGTCGCCGTCGTCTTCCTCGCAGGCAACGCGCTCGGCTCCGCCGCCCCCACCCCGGGCGGTGTCGGTGCCGTCGAGGCGACCCTGACGGTCGGCCTGATCGCGGTCGGGCTGCCCAAGGAGGTCGCCGCCCCGGCGGTGCTGCTCTTCCGGCTGCTGACGCTGTGGATCCCGGTGCTGCCGGGCTGGCTGGCTTTCAACCACCTCACCCGCAAGGGCGCCCTCTAG
- a CDS encoding MGMT family protein, translating to MSEQSLPDDARPEYTDALPEYAERVLGVAELIPRGRVMTYGDVAEWLDEGGPRQVGRVMALYGGAVPWWRVVRADGRLLPGHELRALENYRAEGTPLKEASRAAEGHLPRLDMRRARWDGGGHAEAHT from the coding sequence ATGAGCGAGCAGAGCCTTCCGGACGACGCCCGCCCGGAGTACACGGACGCCCTCCCCGAGTACGCCGAGCGGGTCCTCGGCGTCGCGGAGCTGATCCCGCGGGGCCGGGTCATGACCTACGGCGACGTCGCCGAGTGGCTCGACGAGGGCGGCCCCCGGCAGGTCGGCCGGGTGATGGCCCTCTACGGCGGAGCGGTGCCCTGGTGGCGCGTGGTGCGCGCGGACGGCCGTCTGCTGCCCGGGCACGAACTGCGCGCGCTGGAGAACTACCGCGCCGAGGGCACGCCCCTGAAGGAGGCGAGCAGGGCCGCCGAGGGCCATCTGCCGCGCCTCGACATGAGACGCGCGCGATGGGACGGCGGCGGACACGCGGAAGCTCACACCTGA